Proteins encoded in a region of the uncultured Paludibaculum sp. genome:
- a CDS encoding PspA/IM30 family protein, which yields MFDRLSRVFRSFFGFFISIAEDPELILEQNIRDMNDQVPRMNESIAMVKANVTLLEKEEAKYKAELNDLGAKVKASIQAGRDDLAGQFAIHLEQLRGALARTQGQLTTARSAYDKALNVKKAFLREKERKTNEAMNAIRDYRRSKWQKQVADAMEQFEVAGISQTHDEMVRKIEETTAVNEARMEMAIGNVDQQRFQIEEDAEKLRAAELVKQFKAEMGLMTPSASAPAPEKTIGGREQDRTT from the coding sequence ATGTTCGACCGCCTCTCGCGTGTTTTTCGTTCATTTTTTGGTTTCTTTATCTCCATCGCTGAGGATCCCGAGCTCATCCTGGAGCAGAACATTCGCGACATGAACGACCAGGTTCCGCGAATGAACGAGAGCATCGCGATGGTGAAAGCCAACGTGACGCTGCTCGAGAAGGAAGAAGCCAAGTATAAGGCTGAGCTGAACGACCTCGGAGCCAAGGTGAAGGCCAGCATTCAGGCCGGCCGCGACGATCTGGCCGGGCAGTTCGCCATCCACCTTGAGCAACTCCGGGGCGCCCTCGCGCGGACACAGGGCCAATTGACGACGGCGCGGTCGGCCTATGATAAGGCGCTGAACGTCAAGAAGGCCTTCCTGCGCGAGAAAGAGCGCAAGACCAACGAGGCGATGAACGCGATCCGCGACTATCGCCGTTCGAAGTGGCAGAAGCAGGTGGCCGACGCCATGGAGCAGTTCGAAGTGGCCGGCATCAGCCAGACGCACGACGAGATGGTCCGCAAGATCGAAGAGACGACAGCCGTGAACGAAGCCCGGATGGAGATGGCCATCGGCAACGTCGACCAACAGCGGTTCCAGATTGAGGAAGACGCCGAGAAACTGCGCGCGGCCGAACTGGTAAAGCAGTTCAAGGCGGAGATGGGCCTGATGACGCCCTCGGCGTCGGCCCCAGCACCGGAAAAGACGATCGGTGGCCGCGAGCAGGATCGCACCACGTAG